Proteins co-encoded in one Papaver somniferum cultivar HN1 chromosome 5, ASM357369v1, whole genome shotgun sequence genomic window:
- the LOC113284400 gene encoding wound-induced basic protein-like — protein sequence MIYDVYSPLFRSFLSQKGGADKRRMEDQPKQQRPKANENKPVMNE from the exons ATGATTTACGACGTGTATTCACCTCTCTTCAGATCCTTCCTCAGCCAGAAAGGAGGAGCGGATAAAAG GAGAATGGAAGACCAGCCTAAACAGCAGAGACCAAAGGCCAACGAGAATAAGCCTGTGATGAATGAGTAA